One genomic window of Bartonella sp. HY038 includes the following:
- a CDS encoding TonB-dependent hemoglobin/transferrin/lactoferrin family receptor — protein sequence MKSKNQILRTLMLTSTVFCLHYTAANAQSLEHEQLDTVVIQADNNPNNKDILVDKISAKEISAKQVDNVRDISRLDPLINYNRQNNSFNIRGLDSNRVLTTIDGIPMPWLNDISRGVKGGPSSFDFGALTSLDIGRGSDSSLYGSGVLGGIVMLQTINPEDLIKNNKNWGSITKGSYDSSDNSWHINQAFAVKAQNTYVMLQGGYVDGKQRRNNGEGGGYGTARVFENPENYDQNNLLFKLNHYINPNHKIGFTAERFRSDRNIDVYNQSTVTYQAGTAEQEQKNRRDRFSLSYDYYGDGQQFLDRFATVFYWQNQENNIESHAQRLVVPKGDFRRNNEIKDENYGFTLRGEKKIETGTISHNFRFLADGSSSKFQQYASGSDSCPPPPHTGIYLQCRMLHTNQSDAPDTKSKSFGFSIEDEIGFFDNRLRLTPGGRFDWYEHNPQKTASFEVNPSFKGYPEKNNASRFSPKLRAEWQANNDLMFYAQWAQSFRAPSVTELYLDYTNPGIYHVIGNSALKAETGNGYDIGLKYGNETLNGSLGLFTNRYKNFIDYIELAPTREYIRGQRAYINKSRVKISGIEAKGQWQITHNWQANIALTYMEGKDTETGEYLNSIPPFKAVSSIAYQQENWGAELFMTAAAKRDKVAANSQYAVVPGFAVFDVTAWWRPIGEKGPRLQAGIYNIFDKTYWNSVEMPALSNFKKDYYSEPGRNFKISFVQEF from the coding sequence ATGAAAAGTAAAAATCAGATTTTAAGAACTTTAATGTTAACTTCAACTGTTTTTTGCCTTCATTACACCGCGGCGAATGCGCAAAGCTTAGAACATGAACAGTTAGATACGGTTGTAATTCAGGCTGATAATAATCCTAATAATAAGGATATATTGGTTGACAAGATTTCAGCCAAAGAGATAAGCGCCAAACAGGTGGACAATGTCCGTGATATTTCTCGCTTGGACCCGTTGATTAATTACAACCGTCAAAATAATAGTTTTAACATTCGTGGCCTTGATAGTAACCGCGTTTTAACCACTATCGATGGTATTCCAATGCCGTGGTTAAACGACATTTCACGCGGTGTTAAAGGTGGCCCATCGTCCTTTGACTTTGGTGCATTAACCTCGCTTGATATTGGTCGCGGTTCTGATTCAAGTCTTTATGGCTCGGGTGTTTTAGGCGGCATTGTCATGCTGCAAACCATCAATCCCGAAGATCTTATTAAAAATAATAAGAACTGGGGTTCCATCACCAAGGGGTCTTATGACTCATCGGATAATAGCTGGCATATAAACCAAGCCTTTGCAGTTAAGGCGCAAAATACATATGTTATGTTGCAAGGCGGATATGTTGACGGTAAGCAGCGCCGCAATAATGGCGAAGGCGGTGGCTATGGCACGGCACGCGTTTTTGAAAATCCCGAAAATTACGATCAAAATAATCTTCTATTTAAGCTTAATCACTATATTAATCCTAATCATAAAATTGGTTTTACTGCTGAGCGCTTCAGATCAGATCGTAATATTGATGTTTACAACCAATCAACTGTCACCTATCAGGCTGGTACTGCCGAGCAAGAACAGAAAAATCGTCGTGATCGTTTTTCTTTATCTTATGATTATTATGGTGATGGTCAACAATTTCTTGACCGCTTTGCAACGGTTTTCTATTGGCAAAACCAAGAAAACAATATTGAATCTCATGCTCAACGCCTTGTGGTGCCGAAGGGAGATTTTAGGCGAAATAATGAAATCAAAGATGAAAATTACGGCTTTACTTTAAGGGGCGAAAAGAAGATTGAAACCGGCACAATAAGCCATAATTTCCGCTTTTTGGCCGATGGTTCATCATCAAAATTCCAACAATATGCTAGCGGAAGTGATAGTTGTCCACCACCACCCCACACTGGTATTTATTTACAATGTCGGATGCTCCACACCAACCAATCCGATGCACCCGACACCAAAAGCAAAAGCTTTGGCTTTTCTATAGAAGATGAAATCGGCTTTTTTGATAATCGGTTACGGCTTACCCCCGGTGGACGCTTTGACTGGTATGAGCATAATCCGCAAAAAACGGCCAGCTTTGAAGTTAATCCATCCTTTAAAGGCTATCCTGAAAAAAATAACGCATCACGGTTCTCACCAAAGCTTCGGGCTGAGTGGCAAGCCAATAATGATTTGATGTTTTATGCACAATGGGCACAAAGTTTTCGTGCGCCAAGTGTAACAGAACTCTATCTTGATTATACCAATCCTGGAATTTATCACGTTATCGGTAATTCTGCCCTAAAAGCAGAAACAGGCAATGGCTATGATATTGGATTAAAATACGGCAATGAAACTCTAAATGGCTCCCTTGGTTTATTCACCAATCGCTATAAGAATTTTATTGATTATATAGAGTTGGCGCCAACGCGTGAATATATTCGTGGGCAACGTGCTTATATTAATAAATCACGGGTAAAAATTTCCGGCATTGAAGCAAAAGGCCAATGGCAGATCACCCATAATTGGCAGGCAAATATTGCTCTTACTTATATGGAAGGTAAAGATACAGAAACCGGCGAATATCTAAATTCTATTCCACCATTTAAAGCCGTTTCCAGTATTGCATATCAACAAGAGAATTGGGGCGCAGAATTATTTATGACTGCAGCTGCAAAACGCGACAAGGTCGCCGCTAATTCACAATATGCAGTTGTACCCGGATTTGCTGTCTTTGATGTGACAGCATGGTGGCGTCCAATTGGTGAAAAGGGTCCAAGATTACAAGCTGGAATCTATAATATTTTTGATAAAACCTATTGGAATAGTGTGGAAATGCCCGCCCTTTCAAACTTTAAGAAAGACTATTATAGCGAGCCAGGCCGTAACTTTAAAATTTCTTTTGTACAAGAATTTTAA